In Actinomycetota bacterium, one genomic interval encodes:
- a CDS encoding VOC family protein, with amino-acid sequence MAKVKPIPDGYPRVIPYLHINGAADAIEFYGEVFEAKERMRMAGPDGKVGHAELELGDSVIMLSDEFPEMGASSPKTVGGTPVTVMVYVDDVDTVFDRAVKAGATSLRPVEDKFYGDRGGEFEDRWGHRWSIATHIEDVPPDEMARRVAALEG; translated from the coding sequence ATGGCAAAGGTGAAGCCGATCCCCGACGGTTATCCGCGGGTCATCCCCTACCTGCACATCAACGGCGCCGCCGACGCGATCGAGTTCTACGGCGAGGTCTTCGAGGCCAAGGAGCGGATGCGCATGGCCGGGCCCGACGGCAAGGTCGGCCACGCCGAGCTGGAGCTCGGCGACTCGGTGATCATGCTGTCCGACGAGTTCCCGGAGATGGGCGCGTCGAGCCCGAAGACCGTCGGCGGCACGCCCGTGACGGTGATGGTCTACGTCGACGACGTCGACACCGTCTTCGATCGCGCGGTCAAGGCCGGCGCCACGTCGCTTCGCCCGGTCGAGGACAAGTTCTACGGCGACCGCGGGGGCGAGTTCGAGGACCGCTGGGGGCACCGGTGGAGCATCGCCACCCACATCGAGGACGTGCCACCCGACGAGATGGCCAGGCGCGTCGCCGCGCTGGAGGGCTGA
- a CDS encoding dodecin domain-containing protein, producing MAESVYKIIELVGTSTESWEKAAAAAVALASQSLRELRIAEVSELDLQIEGGQVRAYRAKVKLSFKYEGGE from the coding sequence ATGGCCGAGAGCGTCTACAAGATCATCGAGCTCGTTGGCACCAGCACCGAGTCGTGGGAGAAGGCGGCCGCCGCTGCCGTCGCCCTCGCGTCGCAGTCCCTCCGTGAGCTGCGGATCGCCGAGGTCTCCGAGCTCGACCTCCAGATCGAGGGCGGCCAGGTGCGGGCCTACCGCGCCAAGGTGAAGCTGTCGTTCAAGTACGAAGGCGGCGAGTAG
- a CDS encoding ABC transporter ATP-binding protein: MFAGAVVVMVGMSWELALGVLFVVPVLVMATRWFRRESNAAYLTLRDRVGGTLTSFQEGLAGVRVVQAFNRADAFRRRFRETNEQQFRTHLRAETITARYTTVIELTQGTAIAVTLFYGGWLTGRGVVTVGTLAAFVLYLQNLFEPMQQMSQLFNTLQAAGAALHKLYGLLDEDVGIDERSGAVDLPPIGSLSVDQVSFRYDDGALVLEGASLLVEPGQRLALVGPTGAGKSTLAKLMVRFYDPASGSVRYGGVDLRDATLASLRRRIVVVAQEGFLFGGTIRDNLLIAQPGATDAELWAAIEALDLVPRFAGFAEGLGTEVRERGANLSGGERQLISLVRAALADPAVVVLDEATSSLDPGTERLIELALERLMEGRTVVVIAHRLSTAARADIVAVVESGHVVEVGSHRELIGRDGPYAGLYASWSGRR; encoded by the coding sequence TGCCGGTGCTCGTCATGGCGACGAGGTGGTTCCGGCGCGAGTCGAACGCCGCCTACCTGACGCTGCGAGACCGCGTCGGCGGCACGTTGACGTCGTTCCAGGAGGGTCTCGCGGGTGTCCGCGTCGTTCAGGCGTTCAACCGGGCCGACGCGTTTCGGCGCCGGTTCCGCGAGACGAACGAGCAGCAGTTCCGCACGCACCTGCGGGCCGAGACCATCACGGCGAGGTACACGACGGTGATCGAGCTGACCCAGGGCACGGCCATCGCGGTGACGCTCTTCTACGGCGGCTGGCTCACCGGCCGCGGCGTCGTGACCGTCGGTACCCTCGCCGCGTTCGTCCTGTACCTCCAAAACCTGTTCGAGCCCATGCAGCAGATGAGCCAGCTCTTCAACACCCTGCAGGCCGCGGGCGCGGCGCTCCACAAGCTCTACGGGCTCTTGGACGAAGACGTCGGGATCGACGAGCGATCGGGCGCGGTCGATCTTCCGCCCATCGGGTCGCTCTCCGTCGATCAGGTGTCGTTCCGCTACGACGACGGTGCCCTTGTGCTGGAGGGCGCGTCGCTGCTGGTCGAGCCGGGACAGCGGCTCGCACTGGTCGGGCCCACCGGGGCGGGCAAGTCCACCCTGGCCAAGTTGATGGTGCGCTTCTACGATCCGGCCTCCGGTTCGGTGCGCTACGGCGGCGTCGACCTGCGGGACGCCACGCTCGCCTCGCTGCGCCGGCGCATCGTGGTCGTGGCCCAAGAGGGCTTCCTGTTCGGCGGCACCATCCGCGACAACCTGTTGATCGCACAACCGGGAGCAACCGACGCCGAGCTCTGGGCCGCGATCGAGGCGCTCGATCTCGTGCCTCGTTTCGCCGGCTTCGCGGAGGGGCTCGGCACCGAGGTGCGCGAGCGGGGCGCCAACCTCTCGGGCGGCGAGCGTCAGCTGATCTCGCTCGTGCGCGCCGCGCTCGCCGATCCCGCGGTCGTGGTGCTCGACGAGGCGACCTCCAGCCTCGACCCGGGCACCGAGCGGCTGATCGAGCTCGCGCTCGAACGGCTCATGGAGGGCCGCACCGTGGTCGTGATCGCCCATCGCCTCTCGACCGCGGCGCGCGCGGACATCGTCGCGGTCGTCGAGAGCGGGCACGTGGTGGAGGTGGGCAGCCACCGCGAGCTCATCGGCCGCGACGGTCCCTACGCCGGGCTCTACGCGTCGTGGTCGGGCCGGCGCTGA